One genomic window of Parasteatoda tepidariorum isolate YZ-2023 chromosome 9, CAS_Ptep_4.0, whole genome shotgun sequence includes the following:
- the LOC107449559 gene encoding WW domain-binding protein 2 isoform X2, whose protein sequence is MSLNTAHANGGVLIYNGEIILLYCDGVEFIIEGNDVKQFGGTKKGRMYLTTHRIIFMNKSEKDALQSFSFPFFSLSGVELEQPLFGANYIKGAVTAQAGGNWTGRATFKLKFFSGGAIEFGQAMVKAAKMASQYMPPQPPAYTPHQGPYFPAPPPAYMPPEGGVNGFIPPTDVFPNAPPANSVYTMDMPPPYPGIYPPPYAYAPGSGMYPQAASTGLFNHPGAPPPPGFNSDGGATAPPPYGHYQGSTSDQAPPLARTTASLRV, encoded by the exons atgtctttGAATACAGCACACGCAAATGGTGGAGTTCTTATTTACAATGGAGAAAT aattttattgtattgtgaTGGGGTGGAGTTTATAATTGAAGGAAATGATGTGAAACAGTTTGGAGGTACCAAGAAGGGCAGAATGTATCTAACCACTCACAGG ataatttttatgaataaatctgAGAAAGATGCTCTGCAGTCTTTCAGTTTCCCGTTCTTCTCTTTGTCAGGAGTTGAACTGGAACAACCCCTTTTTGGAGCAAATTACATCAAAGGTGCCGTGACTGCCCAAGCTGGAG GAAACTGGACAGGCAGAGCAACATTTAAGTTGAAGTTTTTCTCTGGAGGTGCCATTGAATTTGGTCAAGCAATGGTAAAAGCTGCAAAAATGG CTAGTCAGTACATGCCTCCCCAACCTCCTGCCTATACTCCTCACCAGGGTCCCTATTTTCCTGCTCCACCTCCAGCCTACATGCCACCCGAAGGTGGCGTGAATGGATTCATTCCTCCTACTGATGTCTTTCCAAATGCTCCTCCTG CTAACAGTGTTTATACTATGGATATGCCCCCTCCCTATCCTGGCATCTATCCTCCTCCCTATGCCTATGCTCCTGGCTCAGGAATGTATCCGCAGGCTGCATCTACAGGACTGTTCAATCATCCGGGGGCTCCTCCTCCTCCTGGATTCAATTCTGATGGTGGAGCCACTGCACCTCCTCCTTACGGACACTATCAGGGATCTACTTCAGATCAGGCTCCTCCACTAG CAAGAACCACCGCCTCCTTACGGGTTTGA
- the LOC107449559 gene encoding WW domain-binding protein 2 isoform X1 has protein sequence MSLNTAHANGGVLIYNGEIILLYCDGVEFIIEGNDVKQFGGTKKGRMYLTTHRIIFMNKSEKDALQSFSFPFFSLSGVELEQPLFGANYIKGAVTAQAGGNWTGRATFKLKFFSGGAIEFGQAMVKAAKMASQYMPPQPPAYTPHQGPYFPAPPPAYMPPEGGVNGFIPPTDVFPNAPPANSVYTMDMPPPYPGIYPPPYAYAPGSGMYPQAASTGLFNHPGAPPPPGFNSDGGATAPPPYGHYQGSTSDQAPPLDSKSGYPPPMQTFYQHPYNPQTMYGPPTNINNQQNGQEPPPPYGFDNHKKEQ, from the exons atgtctttGAATACAGCACACGCAAATGGTGGAGTTCTTATTTACAATGGAGAAAT aattttattgtattgtgaTGGGGTGGAGTTTATAATTGAAGGAAATGATGTGAAACAGTTTGGAGGTACCAAGAAGGGCAGAATGTATCTAACCACTCACAGG ataatttttatgaataaatctgAGAAAGATGCTCTGCAGTCTTTCAGTTTCCCGTTCTTCTCTTTGTCAGGAGTTGAACTGGAACAACCCCTTTTTGGAGCAAATTACATCAAAGGTGCCGTGACTGCCCAAGCTGGAG GAAACTGGACAGGCAGAGCAACATTTAAGTTGAAGTTTTTCTCTGGAGGTGCCATTGAATTTGGTCAAGCAATGGTAAAAGCTGCAAAAATGG CTAGTCAGTACATGCCTCCCCAACCTCCTGCCTATACTCCTCACCAGGGTCCCTATTTTCCTGCTCCACCTCCAGCCTACATGCCACCCGAAGGTGGCGTGAATGGATTCATTCCTCCTACTGATGTCTTTCCAAATGCTCCTCCTG CTAACAGTGTTTATACTATGGATATGCCCCCTCCCTATCCTGGCATCTATCCTCCTCCCTATGCCTATGCTCCTGGCTCAGGAATGTATCCGCAGGCTGCATCTACAGGACTGTTCAATCATCCGGGGGCTCCTCCTCCTCCTGGATTCAATTCTGATGGTGGAGCCACTGCACCTCCTCCTTACGGACACTATCAGGGATCTACTTCAGATCAGGCTCCTCCACTAG ATTCAAAATCTGGTTATCCACCACCCATGCAAACCTTCTATCAGCATCCCTATAATCCTCAAACAATGTATGGGCCTCCAACCAACATCAATAATCAACAAAATGGG CAAGAACCACCGCCTCCTTACGGGTTTGACAACCACAAGAAAGAACAGTAA